One window of the Janthinobacterium sp. PAMC25594 genome contains the following:
- a CDS encoding pentapeptide repeat-containing protein: MATHDTAASSMTLDRAGIEQQLAQSVHHFIDCAFDGEDLSRLDLQGCTFERCTFAETNLFASKLARSTWRRCRAGSADFESVDAVDASFDGCDLNNTKWRRAKLASVTFRGCKLTGASFEEAAHLGLTFEESLLVGADLRGFSFRKATLKQLDFSDAYLAGCDFRDAVFEGGSLRNATIKLAKFQGADLRGADIDGFKLSEAALLKGAVITHAQAANFMRALDLVVI, from the coding sequence ATGGCAACACACGACACCGCAGCAAGCAGCATGACCCTGGACCGCGCCGGCATCGAGCAGCAACTGGCCCAATCAGTGCACCACTTCATCGATTGCGCCTTCGACGGCGAAGATCTGTCGCGCCTCGATTTGCAGGGCTGCACGTTTGAACGCTGCACCTTTGCCGAAACGAACTTGTTTGCCAGCAAGCTGGCGCGCAGCACCTGGCGCCGCTGTCGCGCCGGCAGCGCCGATTTCGAATCCGTCGACGCCGTCGACGCCAGTTTTGACGGCTGCGACCTGAACAACACAAAATGGCGGCGCGCCAAGCTGGCCTCGGTCACGTTCCGCGGCTGCAAGCTGACGGGCGCCTCGTTCGAGGAAGCGGCCCACCTGGGCCTCACCTTCGAAGAAAGCCTGCTGGTGGGCGCCGACCTGCGCGGCTTCTCGTTCCGCAAGGCGACATTAAAGCAGCTGGATTTTTCCGATGCCTACCTGGCCGGCTGCGACTTCCGCGACGCCGTCTTCGAAGGGGGCAGCTTGCGCAACGCGACCATCAAGCTGGCGAAGTTCCAGGGCGCGGACTTGCGCGGCGCCGATATCGACGGTTTCAAATTGAGCGAAGCGGCGCTGCTGAAAGGCGCCGTCATCACGCATGCGCAGGCGGCCAACTTCATGCGCGCGCTCGATCTGGT
- the alaC gene encoding alanine transaminase — MTDSQAPRSFSRINRLPPYVFNITAELKMAARRRGEDIIDMSMGNPDGATPAHIVDKLIETVKRPDTHGYSASKGIPRLRRAIAHWYKKRYEVDIDPDSEAIVTIGSKEGLAHLMLATLDRGDTVLVPNPSYPIHIWGAVIAGADIRSVRMGPGVDFFAELERAIRESYPKPKMMVLGFPSNPTAQCVELEFFERVVALAKQHNILVVHDLAYADITFDGWKAPSIMQVPGARDVAVEFFTMSKSYNMAGWRIGFMVGNAELVSALARIKSYHDYGSFTPVQVAAIAALEGDQSCVTEICAQYQRRRDVLVKGLHEAGWMVEKPKASMYIWAHIPEAYRHLGSLEFAKLLLQKAKVSVSPGIGFGEYGDEYVRFALIENEARVRQALRGIKNMLRSGDAKTAATA; from the coding sequence ATGACCGACAGCCAAGCTCCGCGCAGCTTTTCGCGCATCAATCGCCTTCCCCCCTACGTTTTCAATATCACCGCCGAGCTCAAGATGGCCGCGCGCCGCCGTGGCGAGGACATCATCGACATGTCGATGGGTAATCCCGATGGCGCCACGCCGGCCCACATCGTCGACAAGCTGATCGAAACGGTGAAACGCCCCGACACGCACGGTTATTCCGCCTCCAAGGGTATTCCCCGTCTCCGTCGGGCGATTGCACACTGGTACAAGAAGCGCTACGAGGTCGATATCGACCCGGACAGCGAAGCCATCGTCACCATCGGCTCGAAAGAGGGCCTGGCGCATCTGATGCTGGCGACGCTGGACCGTGGCGACACGGTGCTGGTGCCGAATCCCAGCTACCCGATCCACATCTGGGGCGCCGTGATCGCGGGCGCCGATATCCGTTCCGTGCGCATGGGGCCGGGCGTGGATTTCTTTGCCGAACTGGAACGGGCGATCCGCGAAAGCTACCCGAAGCCGAAGATGATGGTGCTGGGTTTTCCGTCCAACCCCACGGCGCAGTGCGTGGAGCTGGAATTTTTCGAGCGCGTCGTCGCGCTGGCGAAGCAGCACAATATTCTGGTGGTGCACGACCTGGCGTATGCCGACATCACTTTCGATGGCTGGAAGGCACCGTCCATCATGCAGGTGCCCGGCGCGCGCGATGTGGCCGTCGAGTTCTTCACCATGTCGAAAAGCTACAACATGGCGGGCTGGCGCATCGGTTTCATGGTGGGCAACGCGGAACTGGTGTCGGCTCTGGCGCGCATCAAGAGCTATCACGACTACGGCAGTTTTACGCCCGTGCAGGTGGCGGCCATCGCCGCGCTGGAAGGCGATCAAAGCTGCGTGACGGAAATCTGCGCCCAGTATCAGCGCCGCCGCGACGTGCTGGTGAAAGGCTTGCATGAAGCGGGCTGGATGGTGGAAAAGCCGAAGGCGTCGATGTACATCTGGGCGCATATCCCCGAGGCTTACCGCCACCTGGGTTCGCTGGAGTTTGCCAAGCTGCTGCTGCAAAAAGCCAAGGTCAGCGTCTCGCCCGGCATCGGTTTCGGCGAATACGGCGACGAATACGTGCGCTTCGCCCTGATCGAAAACGAGGCCCGCGTACGACAGGCGTTGCGGGGCATTAAGAATATGTTGCGTTCCGGCGACGCAAAGACGGCAGCGACAGCATAG
- a CDS encoding HNH endonuclease produces the protein MAHENLSKGQQKVPEADTFFINSDATSNNEFSFHNEWLVRGVAVTSGGPEFLEKIKRPKRGDTLLLWVNKIGIVAAGTVLDDAPVIVYRGGGVVSPNEPEEYHRMMRWYADLRSTPVSSAEVVVFHGTNPRQAFGALNKGKEAILALIASKVEQNDIHDLLSRGTGRSTEIEILCQARLGQGRYRDELLALWDRKCAVTGCDLEPVLRASHALSWQGATDQQRLDPHNGLPLIATLDALFDRGLISFADDGAMLCSPSLLGRHRELIGLPAPLRTVLKEEQKYYLRMHRQRFAFCSPPQD, from the coding sequence ATGGCACATGAAAATCTCAGCAAAGGACAGCAAAAAGTTCCTGAGGCGGACACGTTTTTCATCAATAGCGATGCAACGTCAAATAATGAGTTCAGTTTTCATAACGAATGGTTAGTCAGGGGCGTTGCGGTGACCAGTGGCGGCCCCGAGTTCCTGGAAAAGATCAAGCGGCCCAAGCGCGGTGACACCCTGCTGTTATGGGTAAACAAGATCGGTATTGTTGCTGCTGGCACGGTGCTCGATGACGCGCCAGTCATTGTGTATCGCGGCGGGGGAGTGGTCAGTCCGAATGAACCGGAAGAGTATCACCGCATGATGCGCTGGTATGCTGATCTGCGCAGTACGCCTGTTTCCTCGGCCGAAGTCGTCGTGTTTCACGGCACCAATCCCCGACAAGCTTTCGGGGCCTTGAACAAAGGGAAGGAAGCCATCCTCGCATTGATCGCCAGCAAGGTGGAGCAAAATGATATCCATGATTTGCTTTCAAGGGGGACGGGGCGATCAACGGAGATAGAAATACTGTGCCAGGCCCGGCTCGGCCAAGGCAGGTATCGGGACGAATTGCTCGCATTGTGGGACAGGAAATGTGCGGTAACGGGTTGCGATCTTGAGCCGGTTCTGCGTGCTTCGCATGCGCTGTCCTGGCAAGGAGCCACTGATCAGCAGCGGCTTGATCCGCATAACGGCTTGCCGCTGATCGCGACCCTGGATGCCTTGTTCGATCGGGGCCTGATCAGCTTTGCAGATGATGGCGCCATGCTGTGCTCCCCCTCGCTGCTGGGGCGGCATCGCGAACTCATCGGTTTGCCTGCTCCGTTGCGGACCGTTTTGAAGGAAGAACAGAAATATTATCTGCGCATGCATCGGCAACGCTTTGCGTTTTGTTCGCCGCCCCAGGATTGA
- the metE gene encoding 5-methyltetrahydropteroyltriglutamate--homocysteine S-methyltransferase, which produces MTVTTHNLGYPRIGAKRELKFALEDYWKGQSSLQALEGQGAELRQRHWQDQGALDLVPVGDFSFYDQVLDLSFTLGNLPQRVRHLTGAALDNYFRVARGRSASDSDCSCVHAGEMTKWFDTNYHYIVPEFAADTQFKLDSSRLLQQLAQARQLGVKAKPVLNGPVTYLWLGKAKDDSDKLALLQGLLPVYAQLLQDLAAQGVEWVQIDEPILVTELGSAWRQALVTAYDALSKVNHVKLLLATYFGKLQDNLELACKLPVQGLHLDAINARDEVEQVIAQLPATSVLSLGVVNGRNIWKTDLTEVLAWLEPVHASLQSRLWIAPSCSLLHVPVDLDSEQKLDADIQSWLAFARQKLDEVHTIAGALNHGRASVQAVLDANHAAVQARRQSSRVHNPQVKAAVARIDATLGQRVSGYVERAAKQAALLQLPLYPTTTIGSFPQTAEIRQARSQFRSGQLDEASYKKLMQGEIARCVREQETLGLDVFVHGEAERNDMVEYFGEQLDGYAFSQFGWVQSYGSRCVKPPILFGDISRPRAMTVEWSTYAQSLTDKPMKGMLTGPVTILNWSFVRDDQPRSVSCYQLALAMRAEVLDLEQAGIRVIQIDEAALREGLPLRKSQWAEYLRWAVESFRITANGVADETQIHTHMCYSEFNDIIAQIAGMDADVITIETSRSDMELLDAFDDFNYPNDVGPGVYDIHSPNIPSEEQMVNLMRKAAERIPARRLWVNPDCGLKTRGWKEVIPALANMVAAAKTLRGDNAA; this is translated from the coding sequence ATGACCGTCACGACACACAATCTGGGCTACCCGCGCATCGGCGCCAAACGCGAATTGAAATTCGCCCTGGAAGATTACTGGAAGGGCCAAAGCAGCCTGCAAGCGCTGGAAGGCCAGGGCGCCGAGTTGCGCCAGCGCCACTGGCAAGACCAGGGCGCGCTGGACCTGGTGCCTGTGGGCGACTTTTCTTTCTATGATCAGGTGCTGGACCTGAGCTTTACACTGGGCAACTTGCCGCAGCGTGTGCGCCACCTGACTGGCGCGGCGCTCGACAACTATTTCCGTGTGGCGCGTGGCCGCTCGGCCAGCGACAGCGATTGCAGCTGTGTCCACGCCGGTGAAATGACGAAATGGTTCGACACGAATTATCACTACATCGTGCCGGAATTTGCGGCCGACACGCAATTCAAGCTCGACAGCAGCCGCCTGTTGCAGCAACTGGCGCAAGCGCGCCAGCTGGGTGTGAAAGCCAAGCCCGTGCTGAACGGCCCCGTCACCTATTTATGGCTGGGCAAGGCCAAGGATGATTCCGACAAGCTGGCGCTGCTGCAAGGCTTGCTGCCCGTCTACGCGCAATTGCTGCAGGACCTGGCCGCGCAAGGCGTGGAGTGGGTGCAGATCGATGAACCGATACTCGTCACGGAACTGGGCAGCGCCTGGCGGCAAGCGCTGGTCACGGCCTACGATGCCTTGAGCAAGGTCAATCACGTCAAACTGCTGCTGGCCACATATTTTGGCAAGCTGCAAGACAATCTGGAACTCGCGTGCAAGCTGCCCGTGCAAGGCTTGCACCTCGATGCCATCAACGCCCGCGATGAAGTGGAGCAAGTAATCGCGCAATTGCCCGCCACCAGCGTCTTGTCGCTGGGTGTGGTGAATGGACGCAATATCTGGAAGACGGATTTGACGGAAGTGCTGGCGTGGCTGGAACCCGTGCATGCCAGCCTGCAATCGCGCCTGTGGATCGCGCCGTCGTGCTCGCTGCTGCACGTGCCCGTCGACCTGGACAGCGAGCAAAAGCTCGATGCCGATATCCAGTCCTGGCTGGCCTTTGCCCGTCAAAAACTCGATGAAGTACACACCATCGCCGGCGCCCTGAACCATGGCCGCGCTTCCGTGCAGGCGGTGCTGGATGCCAATCATGCTGCCGTGCAAGCGCGCCGCCAGTCGAGCCGCGTGCACAATCCGCAAGTGAAGGCGGCCGTGGCCCGCATCGATGCGACGTTGGGCCAGCGCGTGAGCGGCTATGTGGAGCGTGCCGCCAAGCAGGCTGCGTTGCTGCAACTGCCGCTGTATCCGACGACGACCATCGGTTCCTTCCCGCAGACGGCGGAAATCCGCCAGGCGCGCAGCCAGTTCCGCAGCGGCCAGCTGGACGAAGCCAGCTACAAAAAGCTGATGCAGGGGGAAATTGCCCGTTGCGTCAGGGAACAGGAAACCCTGGGCCTGGACGTCTTCGTGCACGGCGAAGCGGAACGCAATGACATGGTGGAGTATTTCGGCGAACAGCTCGATGGCTACGCCTTCAGCCAGTTCGGCTGGGTGCAATCGTATGGTTCGCGCTGCGTGAAGCCGCCCATCCTGTTCGGCGACATCAGCCGCCCCCGCGCCATGACGGTCGAGTGGAGCACCTACGCCCAGTCGCTGACGGACAAGCCGATGAAAGGCATGCTGACGGGCCCCGTCACCATCCTGAACTGGTCCTTCGTGCGCGACGACCAGCCCCGTTCCGTGTCGTGCTACCAGCTGGCGCTGGCCATGCGCGCCGAAGTGCTGGACCTGGAACAGGCCGGCATCCGCGTGATCCAGATCGACGAGGCGGCACTGCGCGAAGGCTTGCCACTACGCAAGTCGCAATGGGCCGAATACCTGCGCTGGGCCGTGGAATCGTTCCGCATCACGGCCAATGGCGTGGCCGACGAAACGCAAATCCACACGCACATGTGCTATTCGGAATTCAACGACATCATCGCGCAAATCGCCGGCATGGATGCGGACGTCATCACGATCGAAACCTCGCGTTCCGACATGGAATTGCTCGACGCCTTCGACGATTTTAATTATCCGAATGACGTCGGCCCCGGCGTCTACGACATCCACTCGCCCAATATTCCGAGCGAGGAACAGATGGTGAATCTGATGCGCAAGGCGGCCGAGCGCATTCCCGCGCGGCGCCTGTGGGTCAACCCCGATTGCGGCCTCAAAACGCGCGGCTGGAAAGAAGTGATTCCCGCGCTGGCGAACATGGTGGCGGCGGCAAAAACCTTGCGCGGCGATAACGCGGCCTGA
- a CDS encoding aspartate:alanine exchanger family transporter encodes MLQLFRHTLESTPILALFLVIGAGYALGRISVFGFSLGVGGVLFAGLALGAFAPAAVPPPMVGSIGLLLFLYGIGVQYGVQFFAGLRGAGQKHNLIAFAAVMGGLAVSVWGGQWIDISLRMASGVFAGAMTSTAALQAALEASHGNGDAAVGYAVAYPFGVVGPMLGLYLAGRILKPVLTPPPAPIVVSEITIDEAKLAGAALSELADGPLAGVQVIGVRQGHQNRLPDPSLVLGVGDALMVSGTVAGVEAARTALGHLDPGRLMKDRSAFDGTEVFVSDAEIVGVPLGELNLAKDFPLQIAFIRRGDAMILPHPFLTLEFGDRVMAIAPAKHAADVRKLFGNSITATAEFSYVSLGMGMVLGVLLGLVPIPLPWIGSFSLGLAGGPLVMALILGRLGRVGKISWRLPLSANLVMRNYGLTIFLASVGMASGLPFVQQVGADGLPMLALGAVTVLVVVALVVILGKIFLRLPFPELLGIAAGATGNPAVLVFANRLAKSDRPNLGYAMIFPSMTIVKIVAVQVLLHLYG; translated from the coding sequence ATGCTTCAATTATTTCGCCACACGCTGGAGTCCACGCCCATCCTCGCCCTGTTTCTCGTCATCGGTGCCGGTTATGCGCTGGGGCGCATCAGCGTGTTTGGTTTTTCGCTGGGCGTGGGCGGCGTGCTGTTCGCGGGGCTGGCGCTGGGTGCCTTCGCCCCCGCCGCCGTGCCGCCGCCGATGGTCGGCTCCATCGGTCTGCTGCTGTTCCTGTATGGCATCGGCGTGCAGTACGGCGTGCAGTTCTTTGCCGGCTTGCGCGGCGCGGGCCAGAAACACAATCTGATCGCCTTTGCCGCCGTCATGGGCGGCCTGGCCGTGTCCGTCTGGGGCGGGCAGTGGATCGATATCTCGCTGCGCATGGCCAGCGGCGTGTTTGCCGGCGCCATGACCAGCACGGCGGCCCTGCAGGCGGCGCTGGAAGCGTCGCACGGCAATGGCGATGCGGCCGTCGGCTATGCCGTCGCGTATCCGTTCGGCGTCGTCGGCCCCATGCTGGGCCTGTATCTGGCCGGGCGCATCCTGAAACCGGTCCTGACGCCGCCGCCCGCGCCCATCGTTGTATCCGAAATTACCATCGACGAAGCGAAATTGGCGGGCGCGGCCCTGTCCGAACTGGCCGATGGCCCGTTGGCTGGCGTGCAAGTGATCGGCGTGCGCCAGGGCCACCAGAACCGCTTGCCCGATCCCTCGCTGGTGCTCGGCGTGGGCGACGCGCTGATGGTGTCGGGTACGGTGGCGGGCGTGGAAGCGGCGCGCACGGCGCTGGGCCACCTGGACCCGGGCCGCCTGATGAAGGACCGCAGCGCCTTCGACGGCACGGAAGTGTTCGTGTCGGACGCGGAAATCGTCGGCGTGCCCTTGGGCGAATTGAATTTGGCGAAAGATTTCCCGCTGCAAATCGCGTTCATCCGCCGTGGCGACGCCATGATCCTGCCGCACCCGTTTCTGACCTTGGAATTCGGCGACAGGGTGATGGCCATTGCGCCAGCGAAACATGCGGCCGACGTGCGCAAGCTGTTCGGCAATTCCATCACGGCCACGGCCGAGTTCAGCTATGTCTCGCTGGGCATGGGCATGGTATTGGGTGTGCTGCTGGGCCTGGTGCCTATCCCCTTGCCGTGGATAGGCTCGTTCAGCCTGGGTTTGGCCGGTGGTCCGCTGGTGATGGCGCTGATCCTGGGACGCCTGGGCCGTGTCGGCAAGATCAGCTGGCGCTTGCCCCTGTCGGCCAACCTGGTCATGCGCAACTACGGCTTGACGATTTTCCTCGCCTCCGTCGGCATGGCGTCCGGTTTACCGTTCGTGCAGCAAGTGGGCGCCGATGGCTTGCCCATGCTGGCGCTCGGTGCCGTGACGGTGCTGGTGGTGGTGGCATTGGTGGTGATCCTGGGCAAGATCTTCCTGCGCCTGCCGTTTCCCGAATTGCTGGGCATTGCAGCCGGCGCCACGGGTAACCCGGCCGTGCTGGTGTTCGCCAATCGCCTGGCCAAGTCGGACCGCCCGAACCTCGGCTATGCGATGATTTTCCCCAGCATGACCATCGTCAAGATCGTCGCCGTGCAGGTGCTGCTGCATTTGTATGGCTGA
- a CDS encoding VOC family protein: MQVKRIVANVSASDPGLARRFYEEVLGLSLLMDHGWIMTYGAQTEMSVQVSFATQGGSNTAVPDLSIEVDDVDTAFARMVAAGFAIEYELSDEPWGVRRFFVRDPFGKLINILSHT; encoded by the coding sequence ATGCAAGTCAAGCGTATCGTTGCCAATGTCTCCGCGTCGGATCCGGGCCTGGCGCGGAGGTTTTACGAGGAGGTGCTGGGCCTGAGCCTGCTGATGGACCACGGCTGGATCATGACGTATGGTGCGCAAACCGAGATGAGTGTTCAAGTGAGCTTCGCCACGCAAGGCGGCTCGAACACGGCCGTGCCAGACCTGTCGATTGAAGTCGATGACGTGGATACCGCATTTGCACGCATGGTTGCCGCAGGGTTTGCCATCGAGTATGAGCTGAGCGATGAGCCCTGGGGCGTCAGGCGCTTTTTCGTGCGCGACCCTTTCGGCAAGCTCATCAATATTCTGTCGCACACATAG
- a CDS encoding acyl-CoA dehydrogenase family protein: MDLHYTAEETAFRDTVRAFLDTHLPADLQRKVRQHLRLNRDDYVRWHKIVAQQGWAAPAWPVEHGGTGWTSVQRHIWEDECARAATPPILPFGINMVAPVIMAFANAEQKAFYLPRILNCDDWWCQGYSEPGAGSDLASLKTTAQRDGDHYIVNGQKTWTTLGQHADMIFCLVRTDSTVRKQEGISFLLIDMKTPGITVRPIIMLDEEHEVNEVFFDNVRVPVSNLVGQENKGWTYAKYLLGHERTGIAAVGRSKRELTFLKQLAMRQTKRGAPLLHDPAFAAKVATLEIELMALEMTVLRVISDEGKGPGPQASMLKVRGSELQQQLTELMVEAIGPQALPFDPAFLHGGAPHSAGGDDLAAPLAAYYFNYRKTSIYGGSNEIQKNIITQMILGL; the protein is encoded by the coding sequence ATGGACCTGCATTACACGGCCGAGGAGACGGCTTTCCGCGACACGGTGCGCGCCTTCCTCGACACCCATCTGCCGGCGGACTTGCAGCGCAAGGTGCGCCAGCATTTGCGCCTGAACCGCGACGATTACGTGCGCTGGCACAAGATTGTCGCGCAACAGGGCTGGGCCGCGCCGGCCTGGCCCGTCGAACATGGCGGCACGGGCTGGACGTCCGTGCAGCGCCACATCTGGGAAGACGAGTGCGCGCGCGCCGCCACGCCGCCCATCCTGCCTTTCGGCATCAACATGGTGGCGCCTGTCATCATGGCCTTCGCCAACGCCGAGCAAAAAGCATTCTATCTGCCGCGCATTTTGAACTGCGACGACTGGTGGTGCCAGGGATACTCCGAGCCCGGTGCCGGTTCCGACCTCGCCTCGCTGAAAACCACGGCCCAGCGCGACGGCGACCATTACATCGTGAATGGCCAGAAAACCTGGACCACCCTGGGCCAGCACGCGGACATGATTTTTTGCCTGGTGCGCACCGATAGCACGGTGCGCAAGCAGGAAGGCATCAGTTTCTTGCTGATCGACATGAAAACGCCGGGCATCACCGTGCGTCCCATCATCATGCTCGATGAAGAACATGAAGTGAACGAAGTCTTTTTCGATAACGTGCGCGTGCCCGTCAGCAACCTGGTCGGCCAGGAAAACAAGGGCTGGACCTACGCCAAATACCTGCTGGGCCACGAGCGCACGGGCATCGCCGCCGTCGGCCGCTCGAAGCGCGAGCTGACTTTCCTCAAGCAGCTGGCCATGCGGCAAACCAAGCGCGGTGCGCCGCTGCTGCACGATCCCGCGTTTGCGGCCAAGGTGGCTACCCTGGAAATCGAACTGATGGCGTTGGAAATGACGGTCTTGCGCGTCATCAGCGACGAAGGCAAGGGGCCGGGGCCGCAGGCCTCGATGCTGAAGGTGCGCGGTTCGGAACTGCAGCAGCAGCTGACGGAATTGATGGTCGAAGCCATCGGCCCGCAAGCCTTGCCCTTCGACCCGGCATTTCTCCACGGCGGCGCGCCCCACAGCGCAGGCGGCGACGACCTGGCCGCGCCGCTGGCCGCCTACTACTTCAATTACCGCAAGACATCGATCTATGGCGGCTCGAATGAAATCCAGAAAAACATCATCACGCAGATGATCCTGGGCCTGTAA
- a CDS encoding acyl-CoA dehydrogenase family protein, with protein MDFHFNQEQQQFADALRRWVDKDYPFETRQSIIHSATGTSDAAWATLAELGMTALPLPAGAGGFDGTAVDMLLVMQELGRGLVVEPYFATVLGARFLTLAGGHDGVLEQVASGSLKLACALGERQSRHDMHDIATTASASGDGFVLDGEKTVVIHGAQAGALVVSARSGGGQMDTDGILLFLVPVDAPGVSVRDYRTIDGQRAATVTLVQVVLGQDALIGQKGLGWAVLDAALDYGATLLCAEAVGAMDAIFAATLDYLKTRQQFGAPIGKFQALQHRMADMFIHLEQARSMAMLAAAKVDSEDVAERRRTVSAAKARVGLAATFVGQQAVQLHGGMGVTDELPAAHHFKRLSMIALTLGDVEHHIERFIAQPGFLPTETA; from the coding sequence ATGGACTTCCATTTTAATCAGGAACAGCAACAATTTGCCGATGCGCTCAGGCGCTGGGTCGACAAGGATTACCCGTTTGAAACGCGGCAATCCATCATCCATTCCGCCACGGGTACGTCCGATGCCGCGTGGGCCACCCTGGCCGAACTGGGCATGACGGCCTTGCCGCTGCCGGCCGGCGCGGGTGGTTTCGACGGCACGGCCGTCGACATGCTGCTGGTGATGCAGGAACTGGGCCGTGGCCTGGTGGTCGAGCCGTATTTTGCCACCGTGCTGGGGGCGCGCTTTTTGACCCTGGCGGGCGGCCACGATGGCGTGCTGGAACAGGTCGCCAGCGGCAGCCTGAAGCTGGCGTGCGCGCTGGGTGAGCGCCAGTCGCGCCACGACATGCACGATATCGCCACCACGGCCAGCGCCAGCGGCGACGGCTTCGTGCTCGATGGCGAGAAAACCGTCGTCATCCACGGCGCCCAGGCGGGCGCGCTCGTCGTGTCGGCGCGCAGCGGCGGCGGGCAGATGGACACGGACGGCATTTTGCTGTTTCTCGTGCCCGTAGACGCGCCCGGCGTTTCCGTGCGCGACTACCGCACCATCGACGGCCAGAGGGCCGCCACCGTGACCCTGGTGCAAGTGGTGCTGGGCCAGGACGCGCTGATCGGACAAAAGGGGCTGGGCTGGGCCGTGCTGGATGCAGCGCTCGACTATGGCGCCACCCTGCTGTGCGCGGAAGCCGTGGGCGCCATGGACGCCATCTTTGCCGCCACGCTCGACTATTTGAAAACGCGCCAGCAGTTCGGCGCGCCGATCGGCAAATTCCAGGCCTTGCAGCACCGCATGGCCGACATGTTCATTCACCTGGAGCAAGCGCGGTCGATGGCCATGCTGGCCGCCGCCAAGGTCGATAGCGAGGACGTTGCCGAGCGGCGCCGCACGGTGTCGGCCGCCAAGGCGAGAGTCGGGCTGGCCGCCACCTTTGTCGGCCAGCAAGCCGTGCAATTGCATGGCGGCATGGGCGTGACCGATGAATTGCCTGCCGCTCACCATTTCAAGCGCCTCTCGATGATCGCCCTGACCCTGGGCGACGTGGAGCACCATATCGAGCGCTTTATCGCCCAGCCGGGCTTCTTGCCGACGGAGACCGCATGA
- a CDS encoding MaoC family dehydratase produces the protein MTALTEIKPKHWYFEDFTQGLEIDLGQRHVTEKEIIAFATDFDPQPFHVDHAAAEKTIFKGVIASGWHTCGMMMRLVVDNLLKHSSSMGSPGLDSIRWLKPVRAGDTLHLTYQVKDVRPSTSKPDRGIVISVWSVRNQHGEAVTTVEGMGMFGRRPVEQGEPSRA, from the coding sequence ATGACCGCATTGACGGAAATCAAACCCAAGCATTGGTATTTCGAAGATTTTACGCAGGGCCTGGAAATCGACCTGGGCCAGCGCCACGTGACGGAGAAGGAAATCATCGCCTTCGCCACGGATTTCGACCCGCAACCGTTTCACGTCGACCATGCGGCGGCGGAAAAAACCATCTTCAAGGGCGTCATCGCCAGCGGCTGGCATACCTGCGGCATGATGATGCGCCTGGTGGTCGACAACCTGCTCAAGCACTCGTCCAGCATGGGCTCGCCCGGCCTGGACAGCATCCGCTGGTTGAAACCCGTGCGCGCCGGCGACACCCTGCACCTGACCTACCAGGTCAAGGACGTGCGCCCATCGACGTCGAAGCCGGACCGCGGCATCGTCATTTCCGTGTGGAGCGTGCGCAACCAGCATGGCGAAGCGGTGACCACGGTGGAGGGCATGGGCATGTTCGGCCGCCGTCCCGTGGAACAAGGGGAGCCGTCCCGTGCGTGA
- a CDS encoding MaoC family dehydratase encodes MRDIASIAGFQALAGQHVAVSDWLTITQQRIDTFADATDDHQWIHVDAERCARESPYGCTVAHGFLTLSLLPAMLQGALHMAGIRMAINYGLNKVRFPAPVPVGSRLRARLDILSVDDLAEGAQVNWAVTMEREGDTKPVCVAEFLMRCYP; translated from the coding sequence GTGCGTGATATCGCCAGCATCGCCGGTTTCCAGGCCTTGGCGGGGCAGCACGTGGCCGTGTCCGACTGGCTCACCATCACCCAGCAGCGCATCGACACCTTTGCCGACGCCACCGACGACCATCAGTGGATCCATGTGGACGCCGAGCGCTGCGCGCGCGAGTCACCGTACGGCTGCACCGTGGCGCACGGTTTTTTGACGTTATCTCTGTTGCCCGCCATGCTGCAGGGAGCGTTGCACATGGCCGGCATCCGCATGGCCATCAACTATGGCTTGAATAAAGTGCGCTTTCCCGCGCCCGTGCCCGTCGGCAGCCGCTTGCGCGCGCGGCTCGACATTCTTTCCGTCGACGACCTGGCGGAAGGAGCGCAAGTGAACTGGGCCGTGACCATGGAGCGGGAAGGCGACACGAAACCCGTGTGCGTGGCGGAGTTCCTGATGCGCTGCTATCCCTGA